In Oreochromis aureus strain Israel breed Guangdong linkage group 6, ZZ_aureus, whole genome shotgun sequence, the genomic window GCAACCAGGTCCACGTTTAGTATGGATGTTCTGGTTTTTGATGCAATATGGTCGACTAACTTAGCAAGAAGCACAGTAAGAAAGGTCATGTTGACTGGACAGTCAGGAGACTCCAGACTTGGTGAAGAATTCTCCTGGTAGGCTAAAATCAATGCTGAAGGGACAAATGTTTCTGAATACTTAGGGAGCTCTGGAGTTGGAGGAGGACTCAGATTATCCATGCACAGTGAATTCTCTAAGGAACAGTCACTTATTTGTGGGATTTCtgcatcttcctcctcctccacatctAGACAGCAAATCTGCTTGCAATTAGAGTCTGAGCATGTCATGCTGTCAGATGCCCTGTCTGTGATTTTTCGGCTGATATTCAAGATGCATTCAAAAATCTCAGTCACATTATACACCATTTGTATAATGCTCATACCTGTCACTGAGTCATGAGTTTTTGGGGTAGTAGCTGGCCCTGTGATACGAGCCAGcgacgtgttgacttttttagtaatttctgctgaaaacagctttacTAATATATCCGAGTTGTAGGACTTACCTTGTGCCATGGATAGGGCTTCACCAAAACAGTGATGAAGGGTGTTTCTGAAGCTGGCTTGAATATTATTTTCTGTTACTCTGCAGCAGCTGCACCCATCCTGCAAACTTACCTTATCTCCACTTGCATGATTGTGTCCCTTGGCAAGAACCTGAGGTTCTACAACCTCCAGGACCAAGGCGCTTATTTCTTCTATAACCGCATGGCACATGCTGGACAAGAGAATGACAACTTTTGATCCAGGGTCACCATCGGCTAAAGACGCCCACTgactaaaagatgaaaaaacaacGATAAACAGTTGAGCAAAACAAACCTTTAACCAGAGTATATGTGTGTATTAGTGATCATTTTTGCTGCTTGTAAGCTTGATGGCTTTAAATGTGTGACTTACTCCTGTGAAACATCTTTCACATAGGGGGTGATGACTTTTCCAAGATTTTCCAGGGTCAGAAGAGGCAGTTTCAAATGCCTGCAATCCAGTGTTCCCATTTCCTCCAACATCTAGAAAGAAAAGGCAGTCAGGTTTTTAGGAATCTTtgacacaatcacaaaatgTTCTGCAATGGGATTTAAAACTGTCACTGTTAAATGCTTTGCACTACAGTTCACTAATGAAATCCAACAACTgataacacaaaaatatatgtGTGATATGTCACACTaacaatatacagtatattaaCAATTTGACATCACATATTATTTGATATAGCAATGTACTGAAGGTTATTTTATCAGGAATAAAAGTAATTTATACAAAAATGCTAAAGTTAAGTGGACAATGGCAAAACCACCAAAGATAGTGATTATCATTTTCTCTGCAGattgttcttctttctttctttcgttcttgtttttttttttttgcttttttttttttttttttaccttatccGGTTGAAGCAACGAAACGATTTCCACAGATTTCCCTCTGTTCACTGAATTAAATTCTGTCATGTCTTTACCGTTTAGCACAATTTCAAACTGCACGTTGTTCAAATTATTTCCGAGTATCTGATTATCCGCTGAAGCTTCTTCACCCCGAAAGTTTGTCTACAGTTTGAACTGTCGGGTTCTCGATACGTCATAAAGCTGACATTCGATGAGTGCGCGCGAACGTCCACGTGCTGCGCACACTCATCGAATGTGCGCATGTGCGGCAGATTTAGTTTTCTGTTACGTTGGCGGAGGGATATTAAGACACAGGTTGTTTCAACCGACCGCAGTCATTTGATATGAGAAGCATCGGTTTCCTCAACTTCGAggcaaaaacacacttttacacTTTTTCATGGCATCTAAAACCATTTAGTCCTTCCGCTTCCACTGTAGGGATTGGGTGCCATTTTTTACCAATCGTTTAAGTTTTTATTGACAATATAGTATGTTCAAGTGAAAATTTTAATTATTactgaacaaataaaaatgtataattaTTAGAGAAAACATATTCACAGGATTCCAGCGGGCCTTTCATTAAGTACAGCAACTTTAATAActgttgatatttatttatattttttctcttctgtcaAGCTTTccaaactaaattaaataatgtCTTCCTCTAAATCATCAGCATGCCCAGTTCCTACAAGAATGGTGAATTTGATCAGTTGATCTCTGTTACAAGCTACACACCACTACCTTTCTCTTACTTTGAAGGTCAGTTAGTTGTTTCAGCTAACTGCAGACCAAAttattgtattttgtttgttttttttttaattcttgaaagagtagatAGTAGTAAAATAATTAACTGATCTGTCATGGTCCGACATCTGGTGActccatgtttgtgtttttttattattaatattcatGTTCTGGTTTTCTTTAATGATTCCCTGGTTAATtccttgtgtatttaagccctgtgttttcctctgccCTTTGTTGCGCTGTATACCTTCAGTGCTGTGTGTCTCCTCTGTGCTCATTACGGTTCCTAGTTCTGTGGTCCTGGTTAGTTTCCTAGctttcaagttttgagttttgGGCCTTTTTGGCCTTTATTATTACTACAAGCCAGCTGTGAGAAGACACCCAGCAAATGGCCTGGGGCAGTTTCAAACCAGGGCCTTTGCAAGTGACTCACGAGGTGTAAACCCTGCACACTTACAGTAAGTGACTTTAAATACTGTCCCACACTGCAGCACAGGGCACCAAGTAGTTGGAGAGCTTTAAGGCCAGGGTCTTTCATGGACAGGGGTtattaaacaaaacagaaacgtGTCTTTGTCACGGTTTGGGGCTGcttctatatgctctttttagTTGTAGTTTttgtattcttcttcttcttcttgttcttcttcttcttttcccacTGAAGGTGGCTAAAGGTGGGTCTTGTGCAAGCCCCGCCCACTAGTGGTGCCTCCTTAGTTCCCATTTGTCACCTGTCACCTGCTTTCCATCTGGTAATCTTTTTTAAACATCATCTGAAGTCACAAGTCCCCACCAGATTGTTGTTGGTTGGTGTGGTA contains:
- the LOC120440606 gene encoding uncharacterized protein LOC120440606, which gives rise to MTEFNSVNRGKSVEIVSLLQPDKMLEEMGTLDCRHLKLPLLTLENLGKVITPYVKDVSQDQWASLADGDPGSKVVILLSSMCHAVIEEISALVLEVVEPQVLAKGHNHASGDKVSLQDGCSCCRVTENNIQASFRNTLHHCFGEALSMAQGKSYNSDILVKLFSAEITKKVNTSLARITGPATTPKTHDSVTGMSIIQMVYNVTEIFECILNISRKITDRASDSMTCSDSNCKQICCLDVEEEEDAEIPQISDCSLENSLCMDNLSPPPTPELPKYSETFVPSALILAYQENSSPSLESPDCPVNMTFLTVLLAKLVDHIASKTRTSILNVDLVALLGGVTMRAEKNWFPFPHQVLKTCTSPSIKSCARCLDPNTCCRLPWNLVTKHLRLLFQRF